A genome region from Bemisia tabaci chromosome 3, PGI_BMITA_v3 includes the following:
- the LOC109031086 gene encoding uncharacterized protein, which produces MSMSRHDKPGISLTATILILLIYSSRKCVGSSSANYGDRPILQEPMDTQIFTESSNNMETDDEVQKVLKLLKEGEALMKFQPAQNAIMLMGNTGAGKSTFSQFITGNDKSLISVETVKRSGEYILEDIFGKVSTDTWTSRTIYPELHIDNNTSANFYDCPGFSDTRGVAHDITATYFTKKTITKTQAVKLVFIVGYPAVRVGVDRQDFMMFAEHVAKAVRNIDKFRDSLALVVTKVDNLHIDGTLVGDETVIETIVDFLQKLKNEIISKLQSNGNLALKEKNKEREKALKIITFIKILLQKDGNYYPRIGIFRRPDRDGPITKMALLQESKRSLERIIHKNIKFIEQTEADFDYTISAHSKYRIYNLVEIIRENIVADVRRLTEEIEKDLSAKEEKENDIEDLRRQFQEAHDIFTKIIQKVDNLNELTNLVTESMQLLNLTISKETLVDLSRYDSYLEFLNNFSATVIKIKPSEWNQNIIRLNQRLKESKCWYAFLTEFSSAISSYDVQRDPKNCVIVADKLTGILKSPKNFTIKDINDLKNELHDSCKLYSGIDHDKINEMGIASPVKFQRLELLIDLALKFKINLFCDKVHSTLRVKGYFVKISDALKPLEDKSCENVLLVEIFALKKVFIDSNVDLTGEDVQISIISPTWIVVNSPKIVLDGSDAVETDIAPMSDAEEVPGNPGLPGGPAGNFLGIGDEFVNCDKLSISANGGRGGRGQKGKDGVKGNDGTTPSSGSRRNLYWPEKHSCQPIPPDCTRQIVAATSVGTLAYFAASTFFGGPLGGLAAAAIAATGTGNLASPSEQQRCKVIGTGCSDGKNGGNGGVGGKGGMSGRIEMISLGTKCVVSRSTRKGEDGTSGLAGKGGIEGKPGKVIDFLATKNGHYWDIERENSVSLSACKPGKRGIPGHNFVGLQEPRSSRGLIVQQIFKSLTDFVMFAKDNLDKNVWKTHLKMFLCDKLKDIDKKFKYITGVTDIMPSECFTNEHSSSVPNISHAEFSGETSSSRASLPFRSPHLSVFFISVFLILLMTYVICQRRLSSNEQLKEPANSS; this is translated from the coding sequence AATCTAGCAACAACATGGAAACAGATGATGAGGTGCAAAAGGTCTTGAAACTGCTCAAAGAGGGTGAGGCACTTATGAAATTTCAGCCTGCCCAAAATGCAATAATGTTGATGGGTAACACTGGCGCCGGAAAAAGCACTTTCTCCCAGTTCATCACAGGGAATGACAAGAGTCTAATATCAGTGGAAACAGTCAAGAGGAGCGGCGAATACATTTTAGAAGATATCTTCGGCAAGGTTAGTACTGACACATGGACTTCAAGGACTATTTATCCTGAACTTCACATTGATAATAATACTTCAGCCAATTTTTATGACTGTCCAGGCTTTAGTGACACTCGTGGGGTTGCTCACGATATTACCGCCACTTACTTCACAAAAAAAACCATCACAAAGACCCAAGCTGTGAAATTAGTTTTCATTGTAGGGTATCCTGCTGTCAGAGTTGGTGTAGATAGACAAGACTTCATGATGTTTGCTGAGCATGTTGCTAAAGCTGTCAGAAACATTGATAAGTTCAGGGATAGCTTGGCATTAGTTGTCACAAAGGTGGACAATTTGCACATAGATGGGACCCTGGTAGGCGACGAAACTGTCATTGAAacaattgttgattttttacaaaaacttaagaatgaaataatttctaAATTGCAGTCTAATGGCAACCTTGCtttgaaagaaaagaacaaggaaagagaaaaagctttgaaaatcataacaTTTATAAAGATTCTTCTTCAGAAAGATGGAAATTACTATCCCAGAATTGGTATTTTTCGAAGACCTGATCGAGATGGCCCCATTACTAAGATGGCTTTGCTGCAAGAAAGCAAGAGATCTCTTGAGAGAATAATACATAAGAACATCAAATTCATTGAGCAAACAGAGGCTGATTTTGATTACACGATCTCAGCGCACTCCAAATACCGCATCTATAACTTGGTAGAGATTATAAGGGAAAACATTGTTGCTGATGTTAGGCGTCtgactgaggaaattgaaaaagaCCTTTCTGccaaagaagaaaaggaaaatgataTTGAAGACTTACGCAGACAGTTTCAAGAAGCGCatgacatttttacaaaaatcattCAGAAAGTTGACAATTTAAATGAATTGACTAATTTAGTGACTGAAAGTATGCAGTTGTTGAATTTGACCATTAGCAAAGAGACCTTAGTAGACCTTTCTAGGTATGATAGCTACCtggaatttttgaataatttcagtGCCACAGTCATAAAAATTAAACCATCAGAATGGAACCAAAATATTATCAGGCTCAATCAACGTCTGAAAGAATCAAAATGTTGGTATGCATTTTTAACAGAATTTAGTTCAGCTATTTCTTCGTATGATGTGCAGCGAGACCCAAAAAACTGTGTGATTGTTGCAGACAAACTTACTGGGATTCTGAAATCTCCGAAGAATTTCACAATAAAGGATATTAATGATCTGAAGAATGAGCTCCACGATTCTTGTAAATTATACTCTGGAATTGATCATgataaaatcaatgaaatgGGTATTGCGAGTCCGGTCAAATTTCAAAGGCTTGAGTTGCTCATCGATCttgcattaaaattcaaaattaatttgttttgtgACAAAGTTCATAGCACATTGAGAGTAAAAGGCTACTTTGTTAAAATCAGTGATGCTTTAAAGCCACTTGAAGACAAATCTTGCGAAAACGTCCTCTTGGTTGAAATTTTTGCTCTTAAAaaagttttcatcgattccAACGTAGATTTAACAGGCGAAGATgttcaaatttcaattatatCACCGACCTGGATAGTTGTTAACTCACCCAAAATAGTATTAGATGGGAGTGATGCTGTTGAAACAGATATTGCTCCAATGTCTGATGCTGAAGAGGTGCCTGGAAACCCTGGTCTACCCGGAGGCCCTGCTGGAAACTTTTTAGGCATTGGGGATGAGTTCGTGAATTGCGACAAATTAAGTATTTCTGCCAATGGTGGAAGAGGTGGTCGCGGCCAAAAAGGAAAAGATGGTGTGAAGGGGAACGATGGTACAACACCTTCCTCTGGTTCTCGGAGGAATTTATATTGGCCGGAGAAGCATAGTTGCCAACCAATACCACCAGACTGTACTCGACAAATAGTGGCTGCAACTTCTGTTGGAACATTAGCTTACTTCGCGGCAAGCACATTTTTTGGTGGGCCACTTGGTGGTTTAGCAGCCGCTGCCATTGCTGCCACGGGAACTGGTAATTTAGCAAGTCCAAGCGAACAGCAGAGATGCAAAGTGATAGGCACTGGATGCAGCGATGGGAAAAATGGTGGCAACGGAGGTGTGGGCGGAAAAGGAGGCATGTCAGGGAGAATTGAAATGATCTCTCTCGGGACTAAATGTGTGGTTTCAAGGAGTACTAGAAAAGGAGAGGATGGCACTAGTGGCTTGGCTGGTAAAGGTGGCATAGAAGGGAAGCCTGGAAAAGTAATCGATTTTCTGGCGACTAAGAACGGGCATTACTGGGACATTGAGAGAGAAAACTCAGTAAGTCTCTCTGCATGTAAGCCTGGAAAAAGAGGAATACCAGGCCACAATTTTGTTGGACTTCAAGAGCCTCGGAGTTCAAGAGGATTGATCGTCCAACAGATTTTTAAATCCTTGACCGATTTTGTGATGTTTGCGAAAGATAATCTTGACAAAAATGTCTGGAAAACGCATTTAAAGATGTTTCTTTGTGACAAATTGAAGGatattgataaaaaatttaagtacaTCACTGGTGTCACGGACATTATGCCATCTGAATGTTTCACAAACGAACACTCAAGCAGTGTGCCCAATATTTCGCATGCAGAGTTTTCAGGAGAGACATCCTCTTCTAGAGCTTCATTGCCCTTTAGATCTCCTCATTTATCAGTGTTCTTCATCTCTGTTTTTCTTATTCTACTGATGACTTATGTCATCTGTCAGCGAAGACTAAGTTCAAATGAACAACTCAAGGAGCCTGCAAACTCCAGCTGA